TCAACAGGATCGGGCAAATCTTTGCCTCCATCGTCAAATTCTGCTTTGAGGACCACAATGATTTCCTTAATGGTCTCCTCTTCCAAGTCTGTCCGACGCAAGAGCTCATCCAAACTTAGATTGAGTACATTTCTGGCGGTATCACAACCAATATTCTTCAGTTCATCAATGACCCAATCTTCAATCTCATCTCTAAACTCGTCGAGCTCTACATCAAAGTCGGCATCTGTATCAAAGGCGCCTTCTCTAAAGACGTCAATGTTGTAATCTACTAAACGGCTAGCCAATTTGATATTGACGCCCTTCTTACCAATCGCCTTAGAAATTTCAGCCGCTTCCAAAAAGACAGAAGCTTTGCGATTATCCAAGTCCAATTCTACCGAACTGATCCGCGCTGGCGTCAATGCCCGCTGAATCAATAAGGCTTCATTGCTAGTATAATTGATAATGTCTATGTTTTCGTTCCGCAATTCCCGAACAATTCCGTGAATTCTAGAACCTTTCATCCCTACACAGGCCCCAACAGGGTCAATTCGCTCGTCATAAGACTCTACCGCTACCTTGGCTCTATCGCCAGGCGCACGAACAATCTTACGCACTGTAATCAATCCATCCTCAATCTCAGGTACCTCCTGCTCGAGCAAACGCTCCAAAAAGCTGCTGGCCGTACGAGAAAGAATGACCATGGGGTTGTTGTTTTTGTTCTCTACTCGGTCCACTACAGCCCGAACCATATCTCCCTTACGGAAATAATCGCCGCGAATAGTTTCCGATTTAGGCAACATCAACTCCGCTCCAGTAGCCTCATCCACAATCACAAATTCCCGCTTCAAGGTCTGTGCTACTTCTCCAAAAATAAGGTCCCCAATCCGGTCGGCATACATCTGATATACCTTGTCCTTCTCTAGTTCCAAAATTCTTGAAATTAAGGTCTGACGAGCCGCCATGATCGCACGACGACCAAAATCAGCTACGCCCACTTTTTCATAACACTCTTCGCCTACCTCATAGTCCTCCTCAATCTTTACCGCATCGCTAATCGCAATATGATAACGATCATCCTCTACCTCGCCATCGGGAACGATCTCGCGCTTGCGCCAAATCTCTAAATCCCCCTCAATGGTGCTCACAATGATGTCAAAGTTATCATCGGCCCCATACTTTTTGCGAATAAGGGTTCTGAATACATCCTCGAGCACCCGCACCATAGTTGGGCGATCAATGCTCTTCATATTTTTAAACTCCGAAAAGGAATCAATCAAATTGATCATACCTTGTGTATAATTTTTAAAATGTAATCTTAACTAGCGCTTTCTTAATACACTCAAAGGGAATCTCCTGACGCATCTCGACCAACTCTTTCTTTTTCCGCCCCTCCAATTTCACTTTCTCACTATAAGTCAATACAATATGCTCCTCCGTCACTTCTTCTAACTTCCCCTTCGCATGCTTGTGCTCTCCCTCAATCTCTACCGATAACTCCCGCCCTATGTTCTTCACATACTGACGATGTAGCTTCAACGGACGATCTAGGCCCGGAGAGGACACATCCAAGGTGTATTTCTCTCCCAACCAACCATTCTCCTCTATCTGAGCTTCCAAATGACGACTCAATCGCGCACAATCTCCAAAATTGACCCCATTGTCGCTGTCAATAAAAACCTGCACTTTGTTCTCGCCCTTATACTCAATCTCTACCAGAAATAAAGCCTCTCGACCCTCTTCTGCAAAATAAGCCGTTATCAAATCGGCTAGCTTTTCCGTAATTGTTGGCATCTGACTTCTTTATAATAAAAAGAGGGAACGTTTTCACGGTTCCCTCGCTCAATGCGTTTTGCTGCCACAAATATAAGCATTTATCTTTAGCTTTTTGGACTTTCTCCAGATTTGTTAGCCCAGCCCCCATTTTTTCCAGCTCCTCTCCCCTCTTTTCTGCTGCCTCAATTTCTACTGTTTTGGGGCCGAGCAGCAAAGATGATCTAAAGGTTTTCTTCTCTTTATATTGCTTACTGTTTTTTTGGGGCCTCCCGCCTGCGGCGGGCGGTTACTCCCTTCGGTCGTCGAACTGCGAACTAAAGTTCTTGTTGTCGTTCCGCAGCTCGCTGCTATTTTGGGGCCTCCGCCTCCCTTCGGTCGTCGGCGCTACGTTCCGCAGCTCGCTATTCGCTCGGCCCTTCGCCAGCTTCGCTGGCTCGGTCTGGCCTGACGGCCACTGCTGCACATCGCTAGGCCTGCGGCCCTTCGGGCCTGTAGGACGAAAAAGTTCTATTGTCTTCAAAAGAAAGAAGGACTTTCACCTTTTGTTTCTTTCCTTTTTAGGCCATTATCTCCCCCACTCCCCCCATAACAGAGGCAATTTTCATGCTCTGGATAGTCTTTTAGCTTAGGGTGCTTAAACTCCCCCAACTTTTGTAGGCCAATTTTTTTCATGACTTGCTCGGACTTTTGGTTGTCTAGGGTGCAAACGGCAATGAGCTGCTCTATTTCTAGCTCCTCAAAGGCAAATTCCAGACATTTTTTGGCCCCTTCTGTCGCAAAGCCCTGCCCCCAGGCCGCTTTTTTCAAGCGCCAGCCAATATCTACCGCAGGCGTGTAGGCGCTCTCATAATCCTGATAGGCCAAGCCGATGAAGCCTATAAATTCTCCGCTCTCTAAAATGTCAGTGGCAAAATAGCAGTAGCCATATTTCTCCTGATGCGCCTGTAGCCGCCGCAGAAAGGCCGCCGTTTCTTCTTCTGTTAGTGGACTAGGAAAATGTTCCATGACCTCTATATCGGCATTCATTTTTGCAAATTCAGGCAGGTCGACGGCGGTCCAAGCACGAAAGCCCAAGCGGGCAGAGCGAAAAAGGTAGTTTTTCATGTTGACTGTTTTTGTTGGTCCAAGATAGGGTTTATAATTTTGTGTCGGCCCCCTTTTCTGCGCCATAGGGGCTTCTAAATTTTATGGTAAATATATAGTTATAGTCGGGAGAAAGCTGGTTATAGCCATGGGCTAAAGCCCATGGTTGCTGGGCTATGCAAAGAGCGGGCTAAAGCCCTTCTTTGCTGCTGGGGCTTGGGCTCATTTTATTGTTTAGTGAATAGCGTTAGGAGTAGAAAAGCGAACAAGGACTTTAGTCCGTCAGTTCGCTCAGTCAATAACCCTGGGCTTCAGCCTAGGGCGCTAAGGAAGGGGGACTGTTTAAAATTTTGTGTATGCGCCTTTCTTGCGGCCTAGGGACAAGCCCTGAACAGTTTCGTGAACTGGTTCGGTGCGGAGGTGAACCAGTTCGGTCTGGAGGTGAACTAGTTCGGTCTGGAGGTGAACCAGTTCGGTCTGGAGGTGAACCAGTTCGGTCTGGAGGTGAACCAGTTCAGTCTGGAGGTGAACCAGTTCGGTCTGGAGGTGAACCAGTTCAGTCTGGAGGTGAACCAGTTCGGTCTGGAGGTGAACCAGTTCGGTCTGGAGGTGAACCAGTTCAGTCTGGAGGTGAACTGGTTCGGTGCGGAGGTGAACCAGTTCGGTCTGGAGGTGAATCAGTTCGGTCTGGAGGTGAACCAGTTCGGTCTGGAGGTGAACTAGTTCGGTCTGGAGGTGAACCAGTTCGGTCTGGAGGTGAACCAGTTCAGTCTGGAGGTGAACCAGTTCGGTAAAATACCGAACTTTTGCCCTTTTTGATTTTATTACATTATTTTCATTTTTAACAACTCCCTAACATTTGGGGGCAAAATTCTATTCCTGCAGCCTAAAAGCCCCTACTTTAGACAAAGGAGCTATTTGGTTTTTTAGGTCCTGCAGCTTTTAAGGGGCAGTATTATCCATAGTTTACCCCATAGCAAGAAGGGAGGCATACTAAACCCAATAAAATGGGCCGAAGGTTAAAACCTTCGGCCCATAACTAGAGGAAAACAGAGCGATTTAAGGCTAAAAGCCTTAACTCAATGCGGGTTTTACCCCTCATTTTATAAAAACATTGCGGAGCAATACCCTATTTGCTGCGGGTTTCAGCCCGCAGTTATGGCCGAAGGCCAAACGGCCTAGCGATGCGGCGGGGTGGCCGAAGGCCAGACCGAGGCGGCAAAGCCGCCGAAGGGCCGAGCAGACCTGCGAGCCCCAAAGCGTAGCGCCCGCCGAAGGCGGGAGGCCCCAAAAAAAACAAAAAAGGAGCAGTAAAAAATTACTCCTCCTTTTGCTATGCTATTGTGCCCAAGCCATTAGATAAAGAGGTCGGGCATAGGTTTTTGGTTGTTATCTACAGCATATTGGCTAAGGTCCTGGATGCCTTCAAACATCAAGACTTCATCATCGAGGAAGAAGTTGCCCGTGCATTCTGCGGCGGGGCGTTGCAAGATAAAATAAGCGGCATCGGCCACCACTTTGGGCGTACGGCTCTGTTGTACCATAGCCTCTCCGCCTAAAAGATTGCGCACGGCAGCCGTGGCAATAGTGGTTCTGGGCCAAAGGGCATTCACGCCAATTTTGTAATCCTTAAACTCCTCCGACATGCCCAAAACGCACATACTCATGCCGTATTTGGTCATGGTATAGGCCACATGATTAGCGAACCATTTGGGGTCCATATTCAAGGGTGGCGAAAGGTTGAGGATATGGCCATTTTCTGACTTTTTGAGATGGGGCAAGCAAGTTTTGCTGACCAAAAAGGTCCCTCTCACATTTACAGAGTGCATCAAATCATAGCGCTTGAGGCTAGTGTGCTCCGTGGGCGTAAGGCTAATTGCGCTAGCGTTGTTGATAAGGATATCGATGCCACCAAACTCGGCCACCGCCTTATCTACGGCTTCTTGGACCAGCTCCTCGCTGCGTACATCTAGGAAAACCGCCAGGCCTTTTCCGCCAGCAGCCGTCATTTCTTCGGCGGCGGTATAAATGGTTCCCTCTAATTTGGGATGGGGTTCTGTGGTTTTGGCTGCCACCACAATATTGGCGCCCTCTTGGGCCAATCGAAGGCCAATTGCTTTGCCGATTCCGCGGCTACCGCCTGTAATAAAGACAGTTTTATTCTTAAAATAACTCATCAGGATTGATTTTTTGGTGTTGCTCTTAGCGAGCGGCTTGAAATTGACCATTTTTTGTCAGTTCACAAAATATTAGTTGGCCTTTTTCTCTGCGCTAAGACAAGTCCAAATACTTGCGTATGGTGTTAATGGCCACCCCTAGCACCCGAGCCGTTGCCGTTTGGTTGCCCTGCATGCGTTCATAGACCATTTTGATATGCTGCGCCTTGACATCCTCTAGGCGAAGGCTATCGAGAAAAAGCTGCTGCATCAGGTGCAATCTTTTGGGGAAATCTTGGCGAGTCACCTCCTCTAGGCCCAAAACATAGAAGCGTTCCACCAGACTTTCTAGCTCTCGGATATTTCCGGGAAAGCGATAATTGAGCAGCTCCTTATAGGCTTTCTTTTCAAACTGAATTGGTTTTTGGCGGCAATAAAGCTGTCGTTTTTGCTCTACAAAATGCTTGAGGTAGAGCTCCTTGGCGGCTTGTCCCTGCTCGTCTAGGCTGGGCAGTTCGAGCTCAGCAATGGCGAGGCGATAATAGAGGTCCCAGCGAAATTTACCGGCCTGACAAAGCTGCACCAAATCCTGATTGGTGGCCACAATAATGCGCACATCTACCTTTCTAATTTGCTGCCCAATGGGGGCAATTTCTCCAGACTGCAAAACCCTCAAGAGCGTTTGCTGCATCTGGGGGGAAATATCGCCAATTTCATCTAGGAAAATGCTGCCCTTATCGGCCTGCTCAAAATAGCCTTTATGCTCTTGGCTGGCGCCAGTAAAAGAGCCTTTGGCATGGCCAAAGAGGCGAGACTCCAGCAGAGAGTCGGAAAAAGCGGCACAATTGACCGCAATAAATGGCTGCTTGGATCGGGGTGATTTATTATGGATAAACTGGGCCAATAATTCTTTGCCACTTCCACTAGCCCCCTGAATAATAATCGTTCCTCTTTCGGCCTGCGCCACCTTAAAGGCCTGATTATAGACCCGCTCTAGGGCGGGGCTCAGCAGCACATGATCTTCGGGCAATTGGCTGCGGCTCATCTCTTGGCGGCTGCGGCCTTCTTTTAAGATGAAAGAGCCCAGCTCGGTGGCCCGTTCAATATTGAGAAACTTTCGACGGGGTTGTTGTTCGGGACTATCTTGGCTTTTGGTGGTTTGCAACAGGCAGGTCCGTAGACCCAGTTGCTGATGCAGCATAAACCAAACCACCGACATGGCGGAGGTGCCCGGAGAGAAAAAGAGATCAATTTGATAATCCCTATGCTCAAACAATACCGGCTCTACCTTGGCCTTAATGGGGGCAAAATCTATAATTTCCTCTTCGCTTAGGCCCATATATCGGCCCTCAATTTGATGGCTGGGAAAATCTCGTCTCAGCGTATTGAGCAGAAACTCAAAGGCCGTATTTTCTTGGGCCTTAGAACAGAGGATGATGTGCTTTTCATAGCCCTCACTTTCCGAAAAAAAGTATTGGTGGAGCTCATAGTTGGGCCCAAACTTATTGATTTGTGAACGTTTTTCTTCTCGCTCAAAATCAGAAAGGGGGGCCCACCAAGAAATAACGACCTTGGGTTGCATACCGCAGTGTTTAAACAATTGAATGGGTTGAAATTGATGGTTCAGATAGCTGATGAACCGGCTGTTTTCTGTCATTTGTGTTGGTTTTGCTTTAGGAGGGGCAAAACGAACTAAAAAACAGACCAAGCTATAATTCCCTGATAAACAAGCTCCTTTAAAACAGAAGCTTCATCAAAAAATGATGGCAGCTATCAAAAACTGATGACTTTATTCTCTAATGATACGGAATTTCATCCAAATATCTTCCTGAGGGCGGCCATATTGGTCTTTGGCTTGGGCCGCAATACTATCAATAATATCGAGGCCTTCATAAACCCGCCCAAAAACGGAGTAATTCATATCGAGCTGCGGGCTGCCCCCTAAATACTTATAGCGCATTCTGTTTTCGGGACTATAGACCATATTGTACTTGCGCTCATTTTGGTCCAATTGCTCCATTCGAACTTGGCTACCCTGTACAATATAAAACTGGCTAGCGGAGGACTTTTTTTCGGGGTTGAGCTCATCACTTTGTCGAGCGGCAGCCAAAGCCCCTTTGATATGGGGATACTGCGGCAGGATTTCGGCAGCTAAGAGTTGGCCATTGCCGCCCCCGCCCAAACGCTGCCCCTTTTTGGCCTGTCTGGAGCTGGGGTCTCCCCCCTGAATCATAAAGCCTTCAATCACCCGATGAAAAAGCAGGCTATCATAAAAGTTTTGGCGGATCAACTGCAGCATATTTTCTCTGTGGCCGCTGGGCTCAAAATAGAGCTCCATCTTCATTTCGCCATAGGGCGTTTCTAGGGCCACCAAAGAAGAAAAGGGATCGGGAGCGGGAATTAGCAAACTGCTATCTATAGCCGCTGTCTTAGGGCTAGAGCGGTCTTCAATCTCTAAAGGGCGATGGCAGGCACAAAAAAGCAAGAGCAGTAGGCCAAGCGGGTATAATTTCTGTATCATTAGCGGTATTTTGGCCCTAAAATACTAAGGCAAATGCAAAGCAAATTATTTCTATTTAGCTTTTTTCTATCTCTTCCCTTTTCGCTGCTGGCCCAAAGCATCCAGCTGCTAGATGGTCCGGCGCCCGAACAGCCCTATGCGGAATTAGTGGCCGAAAGCTGGGATGAGCAAGGCGCCAATTTTGAAATCCTCATTGAAAACAAAGGAAAGGCGATGCTACAAATTGATAGCATCGCCCTGAGTTGCGATTGTTTGACTTTGCGGCCTTATCATAACATTCCCTTGCCAGAAGATGGCCGCCGCCGCTTTTTTATTCAATATAAAGGTCCCAAAAAGCCTTTTGATTTAATGGCCATTATTTATAGCAATGCCAAAAATCACCCCGCCTATTGGCTGCGCCTAAAACAGGACTAATCCAAAGCCTCTTTAGGGTAAACCGAACGCTGAA
This genomic interval from Saprospira grandis contains the following:
- the nusA gene encoding transcription termination factor NusA — translated: MINLIDSFSEFKNMKSIDRPTMVRVLEDVFRTLIRKKYGADDNFDIIVSTIEGDLEIWRKREIVPDGEVEDDRYHIAISDAVKIEEDYEVGEECYEKVGVADFGRRAIMAARQTLISRILELEKDKVYQMYADRIGDLIFGEVAQTLKREFVIVDEATGAELMLPKSETIRGDYFRKGDMVRAVVDRVENKNNNPMVILSRTASSFLERLLEQEVPEIEDGLITVRKIVRAPGDRAKVAVESYDERIDPVGACVGMKGSRIHGIVRELRNENIDIINYTSNEALLIQRALTPARISSVELDLDNRKASVFLEAAEISKAIGKKGVNIKLASRLVDYNIDVFREGAFDTDADFDVELDEFRDEIEDWVIDELKNIGCDTARNVLNLSLDELLRRTDLEEETIKEIIVVLKAEFDDGGKDLPDPVEEEAEEESSEEDSAE
- a CDS encoding peptidylprolyl isomerase, which codes for MIQKLYPLGLLLLLFCACHRPLEIEDRSSPKTAAIDSSLLIPAPDPFSSLVALETPYGEMKMELYFEPSGHRENMLQLIRQNFYDSLLFHRVIEGFMIQGGDPSSRQAKKGQRLGGGGNGQLLAAEILPQYPHIKGALAAARQSDELNPEKKSSASQFYIVQGSQVRMEQLDQNERKYNMVYSPENRMRYKYLGGSPQLDMNYSVFGRVYEGLDIIDSIAAQAKDQYGRPQEDIWMKFRIIRE
- the rimP gene encoding ribosome assembly cofactor RimP — translated: MPTITEKLADLITAYFAEEGREALFLVEIEYKGENKVQVFIDSDNGVNFGDCARLSRHLEAQIEENGWLGEKYTLDVSSPGLDRPLKLHRQYVKNIGRELSVEIEGEHKHAKGKLEEVTEEHIVLTYSEKVKLEGRKKKELVEMRQEIPFECIKKALVKITF
- a CDS encoding GNAT family N-acetyltransferase yields the protein MKNYLFRSARLGFRAWTAVDLPEFAKMNADIEVMEHFPSPLTEEETAAFLRRLQAHQEKYGYCYFATDILESGEFIGFIGLAYQDYESAYTPAVDIGWRLKKAAWGQGFATEGAKKCLEFAFEELEIEQLIAVCTLDNQKSEQVMKKIGLQKLGEFKHPKLKDYPEHENCLCYGGSGGDNGLKRKETKGESPSFF
- a CDS encoding SDR family oxidoreductase, which codes for MSYFKNKTVFITGGSRGIGKAIGLRLAQEGANIVVAAKTTEPHPKLEGTIYTAAEEMTAAGGKGLAVFLDVRSEELVQEAVDKAVAEFGGIDILINNASAISLTPTEHTSLKRYDLMHSVNVRGTFLVSKTCLPHLKKSENGHILNLSPPLNMDPKWFANHVAYTMTKYGMSMCVLGMSEEFKDYKIGVNALWPRTTIATAAVRNLLGGEAMVQQSRTPKVVADAAYFILQRPAAECTGNFFLDDEVLMFEGIQDLSQYAVDNNQKPMPDLFI
- a CDS encoding sigma 54-interacting transcriptional regulator → MTENSRFISYLNHQFQPIQLFKHCGMQPKVVISWWAPLSDFEREEKRSQINKFGPNYELHQYFFSESEGYEKHIILCSKAQENTAFEFLLNTLRRDFPSHQIEGRYMGLSEEEIIDFAPIKAKVEPVLFEHRDYQIDLFFSPGTSAMSVVWFMLHQQLGLRTCLLQTTKSQDSPEQQPRRKFLNIERATELGSFILKEGRSRQEMSRSQLPEDHVLLSPALERVYNQAFKVAQAERGTIIIQGASGSGKELLAQFIHNKSPRSKQPFIAVNCAAFSDSLLESRLFGHAKGSFTGASQEHKGYFEQADKGSIFLDEIGDISPQMQQTLLRVLQSGEIAPIGQQIRKVDVRIIVATNQDLVQLCQAGKFRWDLYYRLAIAELELPSLDEQGQAAKELYLKHFVEQKRQLYCRQKPIQFEKKAYKELLNYRFPGNIRELESLVERFYVLGLEEVTRQDFPKRLHLMQQLFLDSLRLEDVKAQHIKMVYERMQGNQTATARVLGVAINTIRKYLDLS